A region of Candidatus Terasakiella magnetica DNA encodes the following proteins:
- a CDS encoding sensor domain-containing protein: MKFRFTPVVLLFFLSAVLGVSGFLLSTSYKNAQDALHFEQLDQISRTHELAQQFLNFRLTEARRTLETHASFREDEFGNLLSHNALKKTLFDFVIRYEKSYNEDAKIVEEYGDIVVDARNILMKNDRWFIEKTSNGLALSYQLEITYDKSINQQGTRIFKGGFYLTDNFPLINAVRTASRAFAHILVYDNEKLVSSVSLEDGVEDVAQASFKEFGPIFSTLDSPFSGDIKPIRIEKGNRGLFLLSVTTTQGAENWKETFKQTIVIGFVFVVILTLLVTFVLRVLVHRSLKGLLEYAQGVCDGDEDIHYQAGSIIEFNEVGRVIETMVDDMSEKGKYISDMVEAANSPILAWDKDGNITIINKAIQTLFDIDNLDDFKNITDFFDRFNDPMGKLACEEALRGKATRSLETKFNLYGSTRYVIWSVTPLRDMHNAVTGVIAQGQDVTQRRHAEGSLRLSSTVFENTAEGIMITDEKGNIIDVNTAFTDITGYSREDVMGQNPRIMKSGRHSQEFYEAMWGDLHNKGIWRGEIWDKRKSGEEYPKWVSISACKNDSGRLTHYVAVFSDITDKKEDEHKLEQLAHFDHLTGLPNRVLFQDRLQTALARSRRDKEHMAILFVDLDRFKQINDSLGHRVGDLLLVEVSKRLLYSIREIDTVARLSGDEFTVILTDIASVDAVELIASRIVQSLGAPYFFEGHELFVSASVGISLYPMDGETTTDLLRNADVAMYHAKEKGRNNYQFFDVRMNEHAQSQLSMANKLRIALNRNVIHPHYQLKVDIRTGKPIGLEALARWNDENGKPVSPAKFIPIAEEHGLIARVGSSILQQVCVQIRMWQDMNFEFGSVAFNLSAQQFRDPNLLSDIREAIEDNKIDPKHLEVEVTENTMMDDVEDAIQILSNLKDMGLKISIDDFGTGYSSLSYLKRFPVDTLKIDRSFINELTLDSDDAAIVSAIVSMAQKLGVSIVAEGVENIEQSQYLKEIGCYHVQGYLYAKPCAGGELPLVWEHVIREFAE, encoded by the coding sequence ATGAAATTCCGGTTTACTCCGGTTGTTTTGCTTTTCTTTTTAAGCGCAGTTCTTGGTGTGAGTGGTTTTCTGCTGTCCACATCCTATAAGAATGCTCAAGACGCGCTTCATTTTGAACAGTTAGACCAGATTTCACGAACACATGAACTTGCACAGCAGTTCCTGAACTTTCGCTTGACTGAGGCACGCCGCACTCTAGAAACTCACGCCTCTTTTCGTGAAGATGAATTTGGTAATCTTCTTTCTCATAATGCTTTGAAGAAAACCCTGTTTGATTTTGTTATCCGTTATGAAAAGTCTTATAATGAAGATGCAAAAATCGTAGAAGAATATGGCGATATTGTCGTAGATGCGCGCAATATATTGATGAAAAATGATCGCTGGTTTATTGAGAAAACAAGTAATGGCCTTGCCTTAAGCTATCAGCTTGAAATCACATACGATAAATCCATAAACCAGCAAGGGACACGCATTTTTAAGGGCGGTTTCTACCTCACAGATAATTTCCCTCTCATCAATGCGGTTAGAACTGCCAGTCGTGCCTTTGCCCATATTCTTGTCTATGATAACGAAAAGCTTGTGTCTTCTGTGTCTCTTGAAGACGGTGTTGAAGATGTTGCACAAGCCAGCTTTAAAGAATTCGGCCCGATATTTTCAACGCTTGATTCTCCCTTTAGTGGTGATATCAAACCCATTCGCATTGAAAAGGGGAACCGAGGTCTTTTTCTGTTGAGCGTTACCACCACACAAGGTGCGGAAAACTGGAAAGAGACATTTAAACAGACGATTGTTATTGGTTTCGTGTTTGTGGTTATCCTAACCCTTTTGGTTACGTTTGTTTTGCGTGTTCTGGTGCATCGTTCCCTTAAAGGCTTGCTTGAGTATGCACAAGGTGTGTGTGATGGTGATGAGGATATTCATTATCAAGCTGGCTCAATCATAGAATTTAATGAAGTTGGCCGTGTTATTGAAACCATGGTCGATGATATGTCGGAAAAAGGTAAATATATTTCCGATATGGTTGAGGCGGCGAACTCACCAATTCTGGCATGGGATAAAGACGGTAATATCACAATTATCAACAAGGCTATTCAGACGCTTTTTGATATTGATAATCTGGATGATTTTAAAAATATTACAGACTTTTTTGATCGCTTTAATGACCCAATGGGCAAGCTTGCCTGTGAAGAAGCCTTACGAGGTAAAGCTACGCGCTCACTTGAAACTAAATTTAACCTCTATGGCTCAACCCGTTATGTGATTTGGAGCGTGACGCCTTTGCGCGATATGCATAATGCTGTTACTGGGGTGATTGCACAGGGCCAAGATGTTACACAAAGACGCCATGCAGAGGGTAGCTTGCGTCTTTCTTCAACCGTATTTGAAAATACCGCTGAAGGCATCATGATTACGGATGAAAAAGGCAATATCATTGATGTAAATACCGCCTTTACAGATATTACAGGCTATTCACGCGAAGATGTGATGGGGCAAAACCCCCGGATCATGAAATCAGGTCGCCATTCCCAAGAGTTTTATGAAGCCATGTGGGGCGATTTACATAATAAAGGCATCTGGCGCGGTGAGATTTGGGATAAACGCAAAAGCGGTGAAGAATACCCAAAATGGGTGTCCATCAGTGCCTGTAAAAATGATAGTGGGCGTTTGACCCATTATGTGGCGGTCTTTTCTGATATTACCGATAAGAAAGAAGATGAACATAAGCTTGAACAGCTCGCCCATTTTGATCACTTAACAGGCTTGCCAAACCGCGTTCTTTTCCAAGACAGGCTGCAAACGGCACTGGCACGTTCGCGCCGGGATAAAGAACATATGGCGATTTTGTTTGTTGATCTGGATCGTTTCAAGCAAATCAATGATTCCCTAGGCCATCGTGTTGGTGACCTTCTCCTTGTAGAAGTCTCTAAACGCCTGCTTTATAGCATTCGCGAAATTGATACGGTTGCCCGCCTTTCTGGTGATGAATTTACTGTCATTTTAACTGATATTGCTTCAGTGGATGCGGTGGAGTTGATTGCCTCGCGTATTGTTCAGTCCCTTGGCGCGCCATATTTCTTTGAAGGCCATGAGCTTTTTGTTTCTGCCAGTGTGGGGATTTCGCTTTACCCAATGGATGGGGAAACAACGACTGATCTTTTGCGCAATGCTGATGTTGCTATGTATCATGCCAAGGAAAAAGGGCGTAATAACTATCAATTCTTTGATGTGCGCATGAACGAACATGCACAATCACAATTGTCTATGGCAAATAAGCTGCGCATTGCCTTGAACCGCAATGTTATTCACCCTCATTACCAGCTTAAAGTCGATATTCGTACCGGAAAACCCATTGGTCTTGAGGCCTTAGCCCGTTGGAATGATGAAAATGGCAAGCCCGTCTCACCCGCAAAATTCATCCCCATTGCAGAAGAACATGGCCTAATCGCCCGTGTGGGAAGTTCTATTCTTCAACAGGTCTGCGTGCAGATTAGAATGTGGCAGGATATGAATTTTGAATTTGGCAGTGTGGCCTTTAACCTGTCCGCACAACAGTTTCGTGACCCGAACTTATTATCTGATATTCGTGAAGCCATAGAAGATAACAAGATTGACCCCAAACATCTTGAAGTCGAAGTGACGGAAAATACGATGATGGATGATGTTGAAGATGCCATTCAGATTCTGTCTAACCTGAAAGACATGGGACTTAAAATCTCAATTGATGATTTTGGCACAGGCTATTCCTCTTTGAGCTATTTAAAGCGTTTCCCTGTCGATACGCTTAAAATCGATCGATCCTTTATTAATGAATTAACCCTTGATAGTGATGATGCTGCCATTGTCTCAGCCATTGTTTCCATGGCACAAAAACTCGGGGTGAGTATTGTTGCTGAAGGGGTGGAAAATATTGAGCAGTCACAATATCTCAAAGAAATCGGTTGTTATCATGTGCAGGGCTATCTATATGCTAAACCATGTGCGGGAGGGGAATTACCCCTTGTTTGGGAACATGTCATCCGTGAATTTGCCGAATAA
- a CDS encoding ATP-binding protein codes for MLFRKKKSPVHKRVAETVTVSATDDANAILASLADPILVLDSQRVVKHANQAAMDLFGRMLVGRNIVQCIRQPHVIDAVEHVFKTKETWDGEVKFPAPVERHLSLRVTMIGEREGVSITVRDTTREKRTEEMHSDFVANVSHELRSPLSALVGFIETLQGPANDDPEARERFLGIMIQEANRMARLIDDLLSLSRVQIQEHVAPEEPVNMTTVLKNVVDILSLKAENRQMELILNCEASDCIISGDQDQMTQVFQNLIDNAIKYSKVGTSVEINCRYIEQLPHKSAPGVQVAVCDHGDGIDEEHLPRLTERFYRIDKARSRTMGGTGLGLAIVKHIIMRHRGRIQIESKAGEGSCFTVLLPLKA; via the coding sequence GTGCTTTTTCGCAAAAAAAAGTCGCCTGTTCATAAGAGGGTTGCTGAAACAGTCACTGTGTCAGCAACCGATGATGCCAATGCCATACTTGCTTCACTAGCCGATCCTATTTTGGTTCTGGATAGTCAGCGTGTGGTTAAACATGCCAATCAGGCTGCAATGGACCTGTTTGGGCGGATGCTTGTTGGGCGCAATATCGTGCAATGTATTCGCCAACCCCATGTCATAGATGCCGTTGAGCATGTTTTTAAAACCAAAGAAACATGGGATGGGGAGGTGAAGTTTCCAGCCCCCGTTGAGCGTCATCTTTCCTTACGGGTTACAATGATTGGTGAGCGCGAAGGTGTTTCTATTACTGTGCGCGATACGACACGTGAAAAACGCACAGAAGAAATGCATTCGGACTTTGTTGCCAATGTCAGCCATGAATTGCGCTCCCCCTTATCAGCATTGGTTGGCTTTATTGAAACACTGCAAGGTCCAGCAAATGATGATCCAGAAGCCAGAGAGCGTTTTCTGGGTATTATGATCCAGGAAGCCAATCGTATGGCGCGCTTGATTGATGATCTATTGTCATTATCACGTGTGCAAATTCAAGAGCATGTGGCACCGGAAGAGCCTGTCAATATGACGACGGTGTTAAAAAATGTCGTTGATATCTTATCCCTTAAGGCTGAAAACCGTCAGATGGAGCTCATTTTAAACTGTGAGGCAAGTGATTGCATTATTTCTGGTGATCAGGATCAAATGACACAGGTTTTTCAAAACCTGATTGATAATGCCATTAAATACAGCAAAGTTGGCACGTCTGTTGAAATCAATTGTCGCTATATAGAGCAACTCCCTCACAAAAGCGCACCGGGTGTACAGGTTGCTGTGTGTGACCATGGGGATGGAATTGATGAAGAACATCTACCACGCTTGACCGAGCGTTTTTATCGCATAGATAAAGCGCGCTCACGCACAATGGGTGGCACAGGGCTCGGCCTTGCAATTGTAAAACATATTATTATGCGTCATAGAGGTCGTATTCAGATTGAGAGTAAAGCAGGTGAGGGGTCTTGTTTTACAGTTTTATTGCCGCTTAAAGCTTAA
- a CDS encoding PstS family phosphate ABC transporter substrate-binding protein: MSFKKTFAIAAFASVVAAGAAEARDQIRIVGSSTVYPFATSVAETFGKSTSFKTPVIESTGSGGGFKLFCAGVGEEHPDITNASRAVKSSEIERCAKNGVDKITEVKVGYDGIVLANSKKGDQLKITRKQIFLALAKDVPNAEGKLVPNPYKKWSEIDSSLPATKIEVLGPPPTSGTRDAFAELALEGGCKKFPMIKAMKKGDEKMGIKKDKKKYKAICHSVREDGAYIDAGENDNLIIQKLNANPKAYGVFGFSFLDQNSDSVQGSVIDGKLPEFELIANGSYPVSRPLFFYVKNAHIGSVPGILEYLAEFTADKAWGDEGYLTDKGLIPMPVEERAKYKANVKALGAGS; encoded by the coding sequence ATGTCATTTAAGAAGACTTTTGCTATCGCAGCGTTTGCTTCTGTTGTTGCTGCTGGTGCTGCTGAAGCACGCGATCAAATCCGTATCGTTGGTTCTTCTACAGTTTACCCATTTGCTACATCTGTTGCAGAAACATTCGGTAAAAGCACAAGCTTTAAAACACCCGTTATCGAATCAACTGGTTCAGGCGGCGGTTTCAAACTGTTCTGTGCTGGTGTTGGTGAAGAACACCCAGACATCACAAATGCTTCTCGCGCTGTAAAATCATCTGAGATTGAACGTTGTGCGAAAAACGGCGTAGATAAAATCACTGAAGTTAAAGTTGGTTATGACGGTATCGTTCTAGCAAACTCTAAAAAAGGTGATCAGCTTAAGATCACGCGTAAGCAAATCTTCCTAGCTCTTGCTAAAGACGTTCCTAACGCTGAAGGTAAATTGGTTCCAAACCCATATAAGAAATGGTCTGAAATCGATTCTTCCCTGCCAGCAACTAAAATCGAAGTGCTTGGCCCACCACCAACATCAGGTACACGCGATGCATTTGCAGAGCTTGCCCTTGAAGGTGGTTGTAAGAAATTCCCAATGATCAAAGCCATGAAAAAAGGCGATGAGAAAATGGGTATCAAAAAAGACAAAAAGAAATATAAAGCCATTTGTCACTCTGTTCGTGAAGACGGCGCCTATATCGATGCCGGCGAAAATGACAACCTGATCATTCAAAAGCTGAACGCAAACCCTAAAGCCTATGGCGTATTTGGTTTCTCTTTCCTTGATCAAAACTCTGACTCAGTTCAAGGCTCAGTTATCGATGGTAAATTGCCAGAGTTTGAGTTGATTGCAAACGGTTCTTACCCTGTTTCACGCCCATTGTTCTTCTATGTGAAAAATGCTCACATCGGTTCTGTACCGGGTATTCTTGAGTATCTTGCTGAGTTCACAGCAGACAAAGCGTGGGGTGACGAAGGTTACTTGACAGACAAAGGCTTGATCCCAATGCCTGTTGAAGAACGCGCTAAATACAAAGCTAACGTTAAAGCACTCGGTGCTGGTAGCTAA
- the pstC gene encoding phosphate ABC transporter permease subunit PstC produces MQATIFTVTVLILSLIGYYMGRSRAVSSVDGNIRELHSLPRHYGYYVGMWCGLPALFICIAWLLFEPQIVNSVVLSGVSSITPETSSAMVARILSDIKFIAANGSGVSKATPELIVAAEHYLELKQIGSTALAIALVSIAIIGLLIGKKSVGAKLQARDQVERVIRYVLLASSIVAILTTIGIVSSLLFEAIRFFGKIPLTDFLFGVEWSPQIAMRKDQVASEGAFGAVPIFAGTMLISFIAMCVAVPVGLMSAVYMSEYASPKIRGIGKPVLEILAGIPTVVYGFFAALVVAPTIRNIGEGWGLEVASESALAAGLVMGIMIIPFVSSLSDDVIRAVPQSLRDGSYALGGTKSETVLQVVLPAALPGIVGGIMLAISRAIGETMIVVMAAGLSANLTANPLHAVTTATVQMVTLLVGDQEFDSPKTLAAFALGLVLFCVTLCLNVIALRVVAKYREKYD; encoded by the coding sequence ATGCAAGCCACGATTTTTACAGTAACGGTCCTCATTCTATCCTTAATTGGATATTATATGGGGCGTTCTCGTGCGGTCTCTTCAGTAGATGGCAACATAAGAGAGTTACATTCCCTGCCCAGACATTACGGCTATTATGTTGGAATGTGGTGCGGGTTACCTGCCTTATTTATTTGTATTGCCTGGCTTCTTTTTGAGCCGCAAATTGTCAATTCCGTTGTGCTCAGCGGTGTTTCATCAATAACACCTGAAACATCAAGCGCAATGGTCGCACGCATTTTAAGCGATATTAAGTTTATTGCTGCCAATGGGTCAGGGGTTTCAAAAGCAACACCTGAGCTTATTGTCGCGGCGGAGCATTATCTCGAATTAAAACAAATTGGTTCAACCGCCCTTGCAATCGCGCTTGTCTCTATTGCCATTATCGGTTTGCTTATCGGTAAAAAATCTGTTGGCGCCAAACTTCAGGCGCGCGATCAGGTTGAACGCGTTATTCGTTATGTATTACTGGCAAGTTCAATTGTCGCTATTTTGACGACAATCGGAATTGTCTCCTCCCTCTTATTTGAAGCTATTCGCTTTTTTGGTAAAATTCCTCTGACCGACTTCCTGTTCGGTGTGGAATGGAGCCCGCAGATCGCCATGCGCAAAGATCAGGTCGCCTCTGAAGGGGCCTTTGGTGCGGTGCCAATTTTTGCAGGGACCATGTTGATCTCCTTTATCGCCATGTGTGTGGCGGTGCCTGTTGGTTTGATGTCAGCTGTGTATATGTCTGAATATGCCTCACCTAAAATTCGTGGCATTGGCAAACCTGTTTTGGAAATCCTTGCCGGTATCCCAACTGTTGTTTATGGCTTCTTTGCTGCCCTTGTGGTCGCACCGACCATTCGAAATATTGGTGAAGGCTGGGGGCTTGAGGTTGCTTCTGAAAGTGCCTTGGCAGCAGGCCTTGTCATGGGCATTATGATTATTCCTTTTGTCTCGTCTCTTTCTGATGATGTGATCCGTGCTGTGCCGCAGTCTTTGCGCGATGGTTCTTACGCCCTTGGTGGGACGAAATCAGAAACGGTTTTACAGGTTGTTTTACCAGCCGCTCTTCCCGGGATTGTTGGCGGCATCATGCTGGCGATTTCGCGTGCGATTGGGGAAACCATGATTGTGGTGATGGCGGCAGGGCTTTCTGCAAACCTTACTGCAAACCCGCTTCATGCGGTGACCACAGCGACTGTGCAAATGGTAACGTTGCTTGTGGGGGACCAAGAGTTTGATAGTCCTAAAACACTGGCGGCCTTTGCATTGGGGCTGGTCCTTTTCTGCGTAACCTTATGTTTAAATGTTATTGCGCTACGCGTTGTTGCAAAGTACCGAGAAAAATATGACTGA
- the pstA gene encoding phosphate ABC transporter permease PstA encodes MTELKVSMQKAHGRLKKRHAAETRFKMMGIGALAFAFLCVLMLFSSIISNGYTGFHQTYMKIDVMLDEAIIDPEGSRKAETLQFANYAGVVKQSLRAKFPEVKKRRDKRKLYGLVSSSAGYNLRDMVVANPSLIGTTQSVWVMASDEVDMLIKDVFDRTQDESTRPITDKEIAWVEVYEKEGAVEKRFNTNFFAAGDSREPEQAGIRGALVGSALTMLVTLALSFPLGVMAAIYLEEFAPKNKFTYLVEVNINNLAAVPSIVFGLLGLAIFLNVFGMPRSAPVAGGVVLALMTLPTIIIASRAALKSIPPSIMEAAIGVGASKMQAVFHHQLPLALPGILTGTIIGMAQALGETAPLLMIGMVAFIADVPGTPFDPATVLPVQVYLWADSPERAFVEKTSAAIMVLLAFLITMNALAVLLRKKLERRW; translated from the coding sequence ATGACTGAGTTAAAAGTATCTATGCAAAAGGCGCATGGACGTTTGAAAAAACGCCATGCAGCCGAAACTCGCTTCAAAATGATGGGTATTGGCGCGCTTGCCTTTGCGTTCCTGTGTGTTTTGATGCTGTTTTCCAGCATTATTTCAAATGGCTACACGGGTTTTCATCAAACCTATATGAAGATCGATGTCATGCTTGATGAGGCAATCATTGATCCAGAGGGATCGCGCAAGGCTGAAACACTTCAGTTTGCCAATTACGCTGGGGTGGTGAAGCAATCTTTGCGCGCTAAATTCCCTGAAGTGAAAAAACGCCGCGATAAACGAAAGCTTTATGGGCTTGTGAGTTCAAGTGCAGGCTATAATTTGCGTGATATGGTTGTTGCAAATCCAAGTCTGATTGGCACAACGCAATCGGTCTGGGTGATGGCTTCTGATGAAGTGGATATGCTGATCAAAGATGTGTTTGACCGCACACAAGATGAAAGCACACGCCCGATTACAGATAAAGAAATTGCATGGGTTGAAGTGTATGAAAAAGAAGGTGCTGTTGAAAAGCGTTTTAACACCAACTTCTTTGCAGCAGGGGACTCACGCGAGCCTGAACAAGCCGGTATACGCGGTGCTTTGGTCGGTTCTGCCTTGACCATGCTGGTTACATTGGCCTTGTCTTTCCCATTAGGTGTAATGGCGGCGATCTATCTTGAAGAGTTTGCCCCGAAAAACAAATTCACCTATCTGGTTGAAGTCAATATCAACAATTTAGCAGCAGTGCCTTCCATCGTGTTTGGTTTGCTCGGCCTTGCAATTTTCTTGAATGTGTTTGGTATGCCGCGCTCAGCCCCGGTTGCAGGGGGTGTGGTTTTAGCCCTGATGACATTGCCGACAATTATTATTGCGTCACGTGCTGCACTAAAATCAATCCCGCCGTCCATTATGGAAGCTGCCATTGGCGTTGGGGCTTCAAAAATGCAGGCTGTTTTTCACCATCAGCTTCCCCTTGCACTGCCGGGTATCTTAACAGGTACAATCATCGGTATGGCGCAAGCCCTTGGTGAGACAGCGCCTTTACTTATGATTGGTATGGTTGCCTTTATCGCAGACGTACCGGGAACACCTTTTGATCCAGCGACCGTTCTTCCCGTTCAAGTCTATCTATGGGCCGATAGCCCAGAGAGAGCCTTTGTTGAGAAAACATCTGCTGCTATTATGGTCTTACTGGCATTCCTCATCACAATGAATGCTTTAGCCGTTCTTCTGCGTAAAAAGCTGGAACGACGTTGGTAA
- the pstB gene encoding phosphate ABC transporter ATP-binding protein PstB, giving the protein MTKENAVEIENKINASNGTTSQGVNSVELSPEDVKISARDVRVKYGQKEALFGINLDMPKGKVTSFIGPSGCGKSTFLRCLNRMNDTIDTCSVTGEIMVDDMNILSNQVDTVLLRAKIGMVFQKPNPFPKSIYDNVAYGPRLHGIGSSKEEMDEIVETSLEKVGLLKEVKDRLLEPGTGLSGGQQQRLCIARAIAVDPEILLMDEPCSALDPIATARIEELIDELRGSYTIVIVTHSMQQAARVSQHTAFFHLGNLVEYGETEQIFTSPIDERTKGYITGRFG; this is encoded by the coding sequence ATGACAAAAGAAAATGCTGTCGAAATTGAAAATAAGATCAATGCCAGTAATGGAACCACATCTCAAGGTGTGAACTCCGTTGAACTTTCACCAGAAGATGTGAAAATCTCAGCACGTGATGTGCGTGTGAAATATGGTCAAAAAGAAGCTTTATTTGGCATCAATCTTGATATGCCTAAAGGTAAAGTGACTTCCTTTATCGGGCCATCCGGTTGTGGTAAATCGACTTTCTTGCGCTGTCTTAACCGTATGAATGACACCATTGATACCTGCTCGGTCACGGGTGAGATCATGGTTGATGATATGAACATCTTATCTAATCAAGTGGATACGGTTCTTCTTCGCGCCAAGATCGGCATGGTTTTCCAAAAGCCAAACCCGTTTCCAAAATCCATTTATGACAACGTGGCTTATGGCCCGCGCTTACATGGGATTGGCTCTTCTAAAGAAGAGATGGATGAAATCGTAGAAACAAGCCTTGAAAAGGTTGGCCTTTTAAAAGAAGTCAAAGATCGCCTGTTAGAGCCGGGCACAGGGCTTTCTGGGGGGCAGCAGCAACGTTTATGTATTGCACGCGCCATTGCGGTTGATCCTGAAATCTTGCTAATGGATGAGCCATGTTCGGCCCTTGATCCTATTGCCACAGCAAGGATTGAGGAGCTGATTGATGAGCTGCGTGGATCATACACCATCGTGATTGTAACCCACTCCATGCAACAAGCCGCACGTGTTTCTCAACATACCGCATTTTTCCACCTTGGAAACCTCGTTGAATATGGCGAGACAGAACAAATCTTTACGTCACCCATTGATGAGCGCACTAAGGGCTACATCACAGGCCGTTTCGGGTAA
- the phoU gene encoding phosphate signaling complex protein PhoU, with protein MNTTDHTVKSYDNELTHLDNAIARMGGLSEALLGRASEALVKRDTTLAGNVIHDDLKIDELEMEINTEVTRILALRQPMADDLRMVISALKTSSDLERIGDLSKNIAKRTITLSSAAPIGAVHTIARMASLVQSMVHNVLDAYLERDERKALDIRAQDEVVDQLHTSLFRELLTYMMEDPRNITPCTHLLFIAKNVERAGDHATNIAENVHFLVTGVHPEDDRPKDDETSFTGLEEE; from the coding sequence ATGAATACGACAGATCATACAGTTAAATCCTACGATAACGAACTTACTCATCTTGATAACGCCATTGCGCGTATGGGCGGGTTATCTGAAGCCTTGTTAGGCCGTGCCAGTGAGGCATTGGTCAAGCGTGACACCACATTGGCAGGTAATGTCATCCATGACGACTTGAAAATTGACGAGTTGGAAATGGAAATTAACACCGAAGTCACGCGCATCTTGGCTTTGCGCCAGCCTATGGCAGATGATTTGCGCATGGTGATTTCAGCGCTTAAGACATCGTCTGACCTTGAACGTATTGGTGATCTATCCAAAAATATTGCCAAACGTACCATTACACTTTCCAGTGCTGCGCCAATTGGTGCGGTTCATACCATTGCGCGTATGGCCTCACTGGTACAGTCCATGGTTCATAATGTGCTGGATGCCTACCTTGAGCGTGATGAGCGCAAGGCCCTTGATATTCGGGCACAAGATGAAGTTGTTGATCAGCTTCACACCAGCCTGTTTCGTGAATTGCTCACATACATGATGGAAGACCCGCGCAACATTACGCCCTGTACCCATTTGCTGTTTATTGCCAAAAATGTGGAACGTGCAGGCGACCATGCCACCAATATTGCAGAAAATGTACATTTCTTGGTGACAGGCGTTCACCCCGAAGATGATCGCCCAAAAGATGATGAGACAAGTTTTACTGGACTGGAAGAAGAGTAA
- the phoB gene encoding phosphate regulon transcriptional regulator PhoB: MDPLVLIVEDEPPLAELVRYNIEKQGFRALCVADGEEAMLLVEEEEPDLIILDWMLPGLSGIEVCRRLRERKETKPLPIIMLTARGEESDRIRGLDNGADDYIVKPFSPNELVARAKAVLRRASPTLTDDKLTYEDILMDLSEHKVMRETTSIHLGPTEYRLLRVLMERPGRVFSREQLLDKVWGRDIHVEVRTVDVHIRRLRKALSIDDKPDFIRTVRAAGYSLDSSV, from the coding sequence ATGGATCCCTTGGTTTTAATCGTTGAAGATGAACCGCCGTTGGCTGAACTTGTTCGATATAATATCGAAAAACAAGGCTTTCGCGCCCTTTGTGTGGCTGATGGTGAAGAAGCCATGTTGCTGGTGGAAGAAGAAGAACCCGATCTGATTATTCTGGATTGGATGCTTCCGGGCTTAAGCGGGATTGAAGTTTGCCGCCGCCTGCGCGAACGCAAAGAGACAAAACCCCTTCCCATCATTATGCTGACCGCACGGGGTGAAGAAAGCGATCGTATCCGTGGGTTAGATAATGGAGCTGATGACTATATCGTAAAACCGTTTTCTCCCAATGAGTTGGTGGCGCGCGCCAAGGCTGTCTTAAGACGTGCGAGCCCGACATTGACAGACGATAAGCTGACTTATGAAGATATCCTGATGGATCTGTCTGAGCATAAAGTCATGCGAGAGACAACATCAATCCATTTAGGGCCGACTGAATACCGCCTTCTTCGTGTGTTGATGGAACGCCCAGGCCGTGTATTTTCGCGCGAGCAACTGCTTGATAAAGTATGGGGACGCGACATTCATGTGGAAGTGCGCACGGTTGATGTTCATATCCGGCGTTTGCGCAAAGCCTTAAGCATTGATGACAAACCAGACTTTATCCGCACGGTGCGCGCAGCAGGTTATTCGTTAGACTCTAGCGTTTAA